Proteins from a single region of Hordeum vulgare subsp. vulgare chromosome 6H, MorexV3_pseudomolecules_assembly, whole genome shotgun sequence:
- the LOC123401954 gene encoding vegetative cell wall protein gp1-like, whose product MALLPLLLAALIVSCSAQQPPMQPPPTPNAPPAGNPPPAPNAPPAGNPPPAPTAPPAANPPPAPNAPPAPMTPPQAPQAPATPPPAPQAPATPPPAPTSPPATPPPAPTTPPPAPPTQPPPAPTTPPPSPLATPPPAPATPPPSPPMSPPPATPPPMATPPPSMAPTTAPTIAPTTSPTATPSMSPTSPKTPSPMGSTSPSTSPVLAPGGAPVTDSSSASTARAAGVAALVALASAGLAVFL is encoded by the coding sequence ATGGCGCTCCTCCCGCTGCTCCTCGCGGCCCTCATCGTCTCCTGCTCCGCTCAGCAGCCACCGATGCAGCCGCCGCCAACACCCAACGCGCCGCCTGCCGGCAACCCGCCTCCTGCCCCCAACGCTCCTCCGGCCGGCAACCCGCCTCCAGCTCCCACCGCGCCCCCGGCCGCCAACCCGCCTCCAGCGCCCAACGCTCCTCCGGCACCCATGACGCCTCCTCAGGCGCCACAGGCCCCGGCCACGCCCCCTCCGGCGCCGCAGGCTCCCGCCAcccctcctccggctcccacaagTCCGCCGGCCACCCCTCCACCTGCTCCCACCACCCCGCCTCCGGCTCCCCCGACGCAGCCTCCGCCCGCTCCCACcaccccgccgccgtcgcccctggCCACCCCGCCTCCAGCACCCGCCACCCCGCCGCCATCACCGCCCATGTCTCCACCGCCCGCCACGCCTCCTCCGATGGCGACCCCGCCCCCGTCGATGGCGCCCACGACCGCCCCGACCATCGCCCCGACGACATCCCCCACCGCGACGCCCTCCATGTCTCCGACCAGCCCGAAGACGCCCTCCCCAATGGGCTCAACATCTCCGTCCACATCCCCCGTGCTCGCGCCCGGAGGCGCGCCGGTGACCGACAGCAGCAGCGCATCCACAGCGCGCGCGGCCGGCGTCGCGGCGCTGGTGGCCTTGGCGAGCGCGGGCCTCGCCGTCTTCCTCTGA